A part of Streptomyces sp. NBC_01451 genomic DNA contains:
- a CDS encoding NAD(P)H-binding protein — translation MLIVTGATGHLGSLIVNRLLERIPADRIGVSVRDVSKAAGLAERGVRVRAGDFTEPDSLKHAFEGAERVLVVSAAIRGGGALTANSAAIDAAREAGAQRILYTSHQAASPVSLFPPQQVHAATEEHLKRQGVPYTALRNGFYASALGYYIGSALKTGTLAVPQDGPVSWTAHEDVAEAAALSLAENGGLEGVTPPLTAPRALDFADVADVLGRITGRTVTRVVMDDDEWVSAAVAGGMPRPAAEFSLTMFAASRNGEFNVTDPTLEATIGHPAKTVHEVLETVLRSR, via the coding sequence ATGCTGATCGTCACAGGAGCCACCGGCCACCTCGGGTCACTGATCGTCAACCGTCTGCTGGAGCGGATACCGGCCGACAGGATCGGCGTCAGCGTGCGCGACGTGAGCAAGGCCGCCGGCCTCGCCGAGCGCGGTGTCCGGGTCCGCGCGGGAGACTTCACCGAACCGGACAGTCTGAAGCACGCCTTCGAAGGTGCCGAGCGCGTCCTGGTCGTCTCAGCGGCGATTCGGGGCGGCGGCGCGTTGACCGCCAACAGCGCCGCCATCGACGCGGCACGGGAGGCGGGCGCCCAACGCATCCTGTACACCAGCCACCAGGCGGCCTCTCCCGTGTCGCTCTTCCCGCCGCAACAGGTCCATGCGGCTACCGAGGAGCACCTCAAGCGCCAGGGAGTCCCCTACACCGCTCTTCGCAACGGGTTCTACGCCTCCGCCCTGGGCTACTACATCGGATCGGCGCTGAAGACCGGCACGCTCGCCGTGCCGCAGGACGGCCCGGTGTCCTGGACGGCCCACGAGGACGTGGCGGAAGCCGCGGCCCTCTCCCTGGCCGAGAACGGCGGGCTCGAAGGGGTCACGCCACCGCTGACAGCTCCCCGGGCGCTCGACTTCGCCGACGTCGCCGACGTCCTCGGCCGCATCACCGGCCGGACCGTCACCCGAGTCGTCATGGACGACGACGAGTGGGTATCCGCAGCAGTCGCCGGTGGGATGCCGCGACCGGCCGCGGAGTTCTCCCTGACGATGTTCGCGGCGTCGCGCAACGGCGAGTTCAACGTCACCGACCCGACACTGGAAGCCACCATCGGTCACCCCGCCAAGACCGTCCACGAGGTCTTGGAGACCGTCTTGCGCTCCCGCTGA
- a CDS encoding SAM-dependent methyltransferase: protein MTQDQVHIAGIDTSRPHPARIYDYLLGGKDNYEVDQQAGDALAAAAPEVRIGLRANRAFMRRAVRHVVGDGVRQILDIGTGLPTSPNVHEVAQELVPEVRVAYVDNDPIVKAHADALLSRTGGGTSTVLADLRDPRAVLDHPDVRRVIDFDEPVALLLVAVVHFLADAEKPGEIVATLRDALPTGSFLVLSHATSDFADRADAQAEYSRKATASLNLRPRAEVERFFDGFELLEPGLTQVPFWRPDAPPPERSGEICIYGGVARRTG, encoded by the coding sequence GTGACGCAGGACCAGGTCCATATCGCGGGCATCGACACCAGTAGGCCGCACCCTGCCCGGATCTACGACTACCTGCTGGGCGGCAAGGACAACTACGAGGTGGACCAGCAGGCCGGCGACGCGCTCGCCGCGGCGGCGCCCGAGGTGCGGATCGGCCTGCGGGCCAACCGTGCCTTCATGCGGCGCGCGGTGCGGCACGTGGTCGGCGACGGAGTACGGCAGATCCTCGACATCGGCACCGGGCTGCCCACCTCACCCAATGTGCACGAGGTCGCCCAGGAACTGGTCCCCGAGGTGCGGGTCGCGTACGTCGACAACGACCCGATCGTGAAGGCGCACGCCGACGCGCTGCTGAGCCGGACCGGCGGCGGGACCAGCACCGTGCTCGCCGACCTGCGCGACCCGCGGGCCGTCCTGGACCACCCCGACGTCCGCCGGGTCATCGACTTCGACGAGCCGGTCGCCCTGCTCCTGGTCGCCGTCGTCCACTTCCTGGCCGACGCGGAGAAGCCCGGGGAGATCGTCGCCACCCTGCGCGACGCGCTGCCGACCGGAAGCTTCCTGGTCCTCTCGCACGCCACGAGCGACTTCGCGGACCGCGCCGACGCCCAGGCCGAGTACAGCAGGAAGGCGACCGCCAGCCTGAACCTGCGCCCCCGCGCCGAGGTGGAGCGGTTCTTCGACGGCTTCGAACTGCTCGAACCGGGCCTGACCCAGGTCCCGTTCTGGCGCCCGGACGCCCCGCCGCCGGAGCGGTCCGGGGAGATCTGCATCTACGGCGGCGTGGCCCGCAGGACGGGCTGA
- a CDS encoding acyltransferase family protein: MTDGPPHLSTERTGRLGWLDALRGIAALVVVFDHSSYSFLPEFRRELMPEFNTSRFGIMVFFLVSGYIIPASLERRGCVRTFWIGRVFRIYPLCVAAVAAILALGLLGVAEPRADLGTVTTAVAHLTLFQELLGTPSILLVLWTLSYEMAFYLLVVALFTIRRHERAAPVAVTLAVLAAVSVAAGVTLPPSALSEAVGTGRLVALTAVALTTAVCCTSAGSPRIRVFGGAVAGALALVLVLFNGTVPVWEGLVILAVMFLGTVVHRAEHGRSGRRYAACTAAVVVTCAVGSAYGYGDGDHFTRRAWITAFLLAVLTFGTGLALRDRRVPRALIALGTISYSVYLLHPVLLTASDGTIGRWRQDSPVLEVSFFAVLLPLCLLTYRRVEAPGQAWGRRLVRRRPNRPGASGAGASSPGADGDRIRWRVPVRELRLAPDRAAPAGQCPDRCACGELVSLERQLTARRNARNAG, encoded by the coding sequence ATGACCGACGGCCCGCCGCACCTCTCGACGGAGCGCACAGGTCGCCTGGGTTGGCTGGACGCGTTGCGGGGTATCGCCGCCCTCGTCGTCGTGTTCGACCACTCCTCGTACTCCTTCCTCCCGGAGTTCCGGCGGGAGCTGATGCCGGAGTTCAACACCAGCCGGTTCGGCATCATGGTGTTCTTCCTGGTGAGCGGCTACATCATCCCGGCGTCGCTGGAACGCCGGGGCTGCGTACGGACGTTCTGGATCGGGCGGGTCTTCCGCATCTACCCCCTGTGCGTGGCCGCCGTCGCCGCGATCCTCGCCCTCGGCCTGCTGGGCGTCGCGGAGCCACGCGCCGACCTCGGCACCGTCACCACAGCCGTCGCCCATCTCACCCTGTTCCAGGAGCTGTTGGGCACCCCCAGCATCCTCCTCGTCCTGTGGACGCTCTCCTACGAGATGGCGTTCTACCTCCTCGTCGTCGCCCTCTTCACGATCCGCCGGCACGAACGCGCGGCGCCGGTCGCCGTCACCCTGGCCGTGCTCGCCGCCGTGAGCGTGGCGGCCGGGGTCACGCTCCCGCCCTCCGCCCTCTCCGAGGCGGTCGGCACCGGCAGGCTGGTCGCGCTCACCGCGGTCGCCCTGACGACCGCCGTCTGCTGCACGAGCGCCGGATCGCCCCGCATCCGCGTGTTCGGGGGTGCGGTGGCCGGGGCGCTGGCCCTCGTGCTGGTCCTCTTCAACGGCACGGTTCCGGTGTGGGAGGGCCTGGTGATCCTCGCCGTGATGTTCCTCGGCACGGTCGTCCACCGGGCCGAGCACGGCCGGAGCGGCCGACGGTACGCGGCCTGCACAGCCGCCGTGGTCGTCACCTGTGCCGTGGGGAGCGCCTACGGCTACGGCGACGGGGACCACTTCACACGCCGTGCCTGGATCACGGCGTTCCTGCTGGCCGTACTCACCTTCGGCACCGGACTCGCGCTGCGCGACCGCCGGGTGCCGCGCGCGCTCATCGCCCTGGGCACGATCAGCTACTCGGTCTACCTGCTGCATCCCGTGCTGCTGACGGCGAGCGACGGCACGATCGGCCGGTGGCGGCAGGACAGCCCCGTACTCGAAGTGTCCTTCTTCGCGGTGCTGTTGCCCTTGTGCTTGCTGACCTATCGCCGCGTCGAGGCGCCCGGCCAGGCATGGGGGCGGAGGCTGGTGCGGCGGCGCCCGAACAGACCGGGCGCGAGCGGTGCGGGTGCGAGCAGTCCGGGTGCCGACGGCGATCGAATACGTTGGCGCGTGCCCGTACGCGAACTCCGCCTCGCCCCCGACCGGGCCGCACCCGCCGGACAGTGCCCCGACCGGTGCGCATGTGGTGAACTAGTCTCACTGGAACGGCAGTTGACCGCCAGGAGGAATGCGAGGAATGCCGGGTGA
- a CDS encoding RNA polymerase sigma factor, translating to MDGAEPERLRGGPADAVRDPELFEAFYRRHVDAVVRFVARRVDDPHTAADLTAEIFLAVLDSAHTYRPRLGSETAWLYGIARNVVSSERRRIAREAERDRRFSGRRLLEPDDIVRIEDKLDAESPGRRALAALERLPEGERAVLELIVVDQLTIPEAATALGIRQVTARVRLHRARKALRGEADSGANPGAAPKAVGTPPDTSLLYVRRGEA from the coding sequence GTGGACGGTGCGGAGCCGGAGAGGTTACGGGGTGGACCCGCCGATGCCGTGCGGGACCCGGAGCTGTTCGAGGCGTTCTACCGGCGGCACGTGGACGCGGTGGTGCGCTTCGTGGCCCGGCGCGTCGACGACCCCCACACGGCGGCCGACCTGACGGCCGAGATCTTCCTCGCCGTTCTCGACTCGGCCCACACCTACCGCCCGCGCCTGGGCAGCGAGACGGCCTGGCTGTACGGCATCGCACGCAACGTCGTGTCGTCGGAGCGCCGCCGGATCGCCCGCGAGGCCGAGCGTGACCGGCGCTTCTCCGGGCGCCGGCTGCTGGAGCCCGACGACATAGTCCGCATCGAGGACAAGCTCGACGCGGAGAGCCCCGGGCGGCGCGCCCTGGCCGCCCTCGAACGGCTCCCCGAGGGCGAGCGGGCCGTCCTGGAGCTGATCGTGGTCGACCAGCTCACGATCCCGGAGGCGGCAACCGCACTGGGCATCCGCCAGGTCACGGCCCGGGTCCGACTCCACCGGGCCCGAAAGGCACTGCGCGGCGAGGCCGACTCCGGGGCCAACCCCGGGGCGGCTCCCAAGGCTGTGGGGACACCGCCGGACACATCACTTCTGTACGTCAGGAGGGGCGAGGCATGA